The Papaver somniferum cultivar HN1 chromosome 3, ASM357369v1, whole genome shotgun sequence genome includes a region encoding these proteins:
- the LOC113358999 gene encoding uncharacterized protein LOC113358999, with product MGNNPIFQSAGNGAEDSIDYGELPAGNSMEYQLNPMNDNHSMAFDSAGSEHTGTAAQNQYGKAASFTQTNETTLSKNTPWAIIGDLNITMYNHETSTITSPTTTEFPEIQQIIDVSNLSDLGFVGSKFTWSNRQSGDDLVMAGLDRALVNGLWLQFYANSKLTHINVVGSDHTSIILCTESNSHQGKRPYRYFKCWFKDPTCHEVIKQSYRTNFRGSHAYCFTNRLRNVKYALSKWNLTHFGNIDQKVKDLRNQLQVLSSQSTTSQNIESIKNVEKDLEHWQKVQEDFYAQKSREEYIKCFDRNTSFYHTSINMRKHYNHFSALKLNNGQWTEDRAQLEDLLVSHFSSISSTSNPFQDSSFFNCIDSCITGEDNDKLLSPVTLQEVKDTIKQMNSWSAPGPDGFPPGKLISPYQAAYVPGRNIQDNVVIAHELVHSMKKMPKKKKCDHWCELILQCISTTSISILLNGSPCKTYKPTRSLRQGDPLSPYLFIICMEALSRYLIQAENNQLIHGFKVTKDAPSISHPLFVDDCLVFTKASHQEADNMMSLIKDFGYVSGQVINFQKSGCFFSKNVHPDVCVSLIRSLNVKKIGLDDKYLGIPLLIGRSKNQAFSHLVNNFDRKVPNWKGKNFTQAGRYVMVQNVLRSSPIYHMNTFLLPDNLIHKMDQKQRDFW from the exons ACCAATGAAACTACATTAAGCAAAAATACTCCATGGGCTATCATCGGTGATCTTAACATCACAATGTATAACCATGAAACGTCCACAATCACAAGTCCCACTACTACTGAATTTCCAGAAATCCAACAAATAATTGATGTTTCTAATCTCTCTGATCTTGGTTTCGTAGGATCTAAATTTACATGGTCTAATAGACAGTCTGGTGATGACTTAGTTATGGCCGGACTTGATAGAGCCTTAGTTAATGGCTTATGGTTACAATTTTATGCTAACTCTAAGCTTACTCACATAAATGTTGTTGGCTCAGACCATACGTCTATTATCTTATGCACTGAATCTAATAGTCATCAAGGTAAAAGGCCGTATCGGTATTTCAAGTGTTGGTTCAAAGACCCCACTTGTCATGAGGTCATAAAACAATCTTATAGGACCAATTTCAGAGGCTCGCATGCTTATTGTTTCACCAATAGATTAAGAAATGTCAAGTATGCTCTTAGCAAATGGAATTTAACCCATTTTGGGAATATTGACCAAAAAGTTAAggatttgagaaatcaacttcaAGTATTGAGTAGTCAATCTACTACTTCTCAAAACATTGAGTCTATTAAAAATGTTGAAAAAGATCTTGAACATTGGCAAAAGGTTCAAGAAGATTTTTATGCTCAAAAAAGTAGGGAAGAGTATATTAAGTGCTTTGATAGAAACACCAGTTTTTATCACACCTCGATTAACATGAGGAAGCACTATAATCATTTCTCTGCCCTCAAACTTAATAATGGTCAATGGACAGAAGATAGAGCGCAACTTGAAGACTTGCTTGTGTCTCATTTTAGTTCTATCAGTTCCACCTCCAACCCTTTTCAAGATAGTTCTTTCTTTAACTGTATAGACTCTTGCATTACTGGTGAGGACAACGACAAGCTTTTGAGTCCTGTGACCCTACAAGAAGTCAAAGATACTATAAAGCAAATGAATTCCTGGTCTGCCCCGGGTCCGGATGGATTTCCACCCG GCAAACTCATATCCCCTTACCAGGCTGCCTATGTACCTGGTAGAAACATTCAGGATAATGTAGTCATTGCCCATGAGCTGGTTCACTCCATGAAGAAGATGCCTAAAAAGAAAAAGTGTG ACCATTGGTGTGAACTGATCTTACAATGCATTAGTACCACTTCTATTTCTATTTTGTTAAATGGCTCTCCATGCAAGACGTACAAACCAACAAGGAGTTTGAGACAAGGGGATCCATTATCCCCttacttattcatcatttgcatgGAAGCGCTGTCTAGATATCTCATCCAAGCTGAAAATAATCAGTTGATCCATGGCTTTAAGGTAACTAAGGATGCCCCTTCAATTTCGCATCCCTTATTTGTTGATGACTGCCTTGTTTTCACCAAGGCTAGCCATCAGGAGGCCGATAATATGATGTCTCTCATCAAAGATTTTGGTTACGTTTCAGGTCAAGTAATCAATTTTCAAAAATCTGGTTGCTTTTTTAGTAAGAATGTTCATCCTGATGTGTGTGTTTCTTTGATTAGATCTCTTAATGTTAAAAAGATAGGCCTAGATGACAAGTACTTAGGCATCCCTTTATTGATTGGTAGATCTAAAAATCAAGCCTTTTCCCATCTTGTCAATAACTTTGATAGGAAAGTTCCCAACTGGAAGGGAAAGAACTTTACTCAGGCTGGTCGTTATGTCATGGTCCAAAATGTTCTGAGATCGTCTCCCATTTATCATATGAACACATTCCTCTTACCGGATAATCTCATTCACAAAATGGATCAAAAACAACGAGACTTTTGGTAG
- the LOC113355293 gene encoding uncharacterized protein LOC113355293 has product MDDVGRKRGRHNFVEMMQTASDEFNGKEGSPNEFSDSSEASSYESNDKEASSSSELDGKETVHRPNHKKAKSTTTDPLGDFSKLGVLDKRDDLNCSNAQEPLSDLPGECSRRVSENRVSALPTRPTVSNAGTARDVSQGSHVSSLSRQSILARSGYGRDIPRSVLVDSSVRKSAATGFGRDIPFAVPFDPLPTGSTLIHGGSARRVSDAIPFRSLPTIPTAYHSGYARDIALAVPITVRSTTDVRELTGIRQGLLHNHTGGASNLGDSFGHNLPTPDEMQSIHQMLNGNYLQASQITSHGVEFLKTLLSNKVPILAQDPASAAPGLTQDFHQGPKVTVAVPSYCSKQRINYVNRKSGRIRRARITERFKSLQEILPNSDQANRDDLMDDIIDYVKYLQLQIKSLSQSTLEDETADHSPFINLEGFGHYLHNQGTLVSEPLEDMVGMLMQVNKPAFTQLLESRGLYVKPMALAGKTIYKP; this is encoded by the exons ATGGATGATGTAGGAAGAAAAAGAGGACGGCACAACTTTGTGGAAATGATGCAAACGGCTTCTGATGAATTCAATGGCAAAGAAGGCTCTCCGAATGAATTCAGTGATAGTAGTGAGGCTTCTTCTTATGAATCCAATGATAAAGAGGCGTCGTCATCCAGTGAATTGGATGGCAAAGAAACTGTTCATAGACCAAACCACAAAAAGGCAAAGAGTACTACTACTGATCCACTTGGAGACTTCTCAAAGCTGGGTGTTCTTGACAAAAGGGATGACTTAAATTGCAGTAATGCGCAAGAACCACTTAGCGATCTCCCCGGGGAATGCTCGAGACGAGTGTCAGAGAATCGTGTCAGTGCTTTACCAACAAGACCCACTGTGAGTAATGCTGGTACTGCTAGAGACGTATCACAAGGTTCTCATGTTAGTTCTTTGTCAAGGCAATCGATATTAGCCCGTTCAGGTTATGGAAGAGATATACCGCGGAGTGTTCTTGTTGATTCTTCAGTGAGAAAATCAGCAGCAACTGGTTTCGGAAGAGATATACCATTTGCTGTTCCTTTTGATCCGTTACCAACAGGGTCGACGTTAATCCATGGTGGTTCTGCCAGACGTGTATCAGACGCTATACCGTTTAGGTCTCTACCAACAATTCCGACAGCCTACCATTCTGGTTATGCTAGAGATATAGCACTAGCTGTTCCTATAACTGTAAGAAGCACAACAGATGTAAGGGAACTCACTGGGATAAGACAAGGCTTGCTGCATAACCATACTGGAGGCGCATCGAACCTTGGTGATTCTTTTGGTCATAACTTGCCTACTCCGGACGAAATGCAATCTATTCATCAAATGCTCAATGGAAACTATCTGCAG GCAAGCCAGATTACGTCACACGGAGTAGagttcctgaagacgttgttgagTAACAAAGTCCCAATCCTTGCTCAA GATCCTGCTTCAGCAGCACCAGGACTAACACAAGATTTTCACCAAGGTCCCAAAGTGACGGTTGCTGTTCCGAGTTACTGCTCCAAACAACGTATCAATTACGTAAACAGAAAAAGCGGTCGG ATCCGCAGAGCCAGGATTACTGAAAGATTCAAATCACTGCAAGAAATTCTTCCAAATTCCGATCAG GCAAATAGAGACGACCTCATGGATGATATCATCGACTACGTCAAGTACTTACAGCTTCAGATTAAG TCCTTGAGCCAAAGCACATTGGAAGATGAAACAGCTGATCACAGCCCTTTCATTAATCTTGAG GGGTTTGGCCATTATCTGCATAACCAAGGGACATTGGTCAGTGAACCACTTGAAGATATGGTAGGAATGTTGATGCAGGTCAACAAGCCAGCATTTACTCAGCTTCTGGAGAGCAGAGGACTGTATGTAAAGCCCATGGCTCTCGCAGGAAAGACCATTTACAAGCCATAA
- the LOC113355295 gene encoding uncharacterized protein LOC113355295 — MPKFGMFAGGGCICWDEYRDHAQTSSGLGTRVWNLTDRPIELQVRVGSILKKGHTLKPGSSKRLKSKSIYKTYMPVSSGGTCGGEAMKSLLYYYDETCQPYIWVQDSVSDFSRMVKQQYISLEDLRDCTEIKIFRDHQRGCISVRKKARPDFC; from the coding sequence ATGCCGAAATTTGGCATGTTTGCAGGTGGTGGATGTATCTGTTGGGATGAATACCGTGACCATGCTCAGACTTCTTCAGGCCTGGGAACAAGAGTTTGGAATTTGACAGACAGGCCGATAGAGTTGCAAGTAAGGGTGGGATCAATATTGAAGAAGGGTCATACCTTGAAGCCAGGCTCATCGAAGAGACTTAAATCTAAGAGCATTTACAAAACTTACATGCCGGTGAGCAGTGGCGGTACCTGTGGTGGTGAAGCAATGAAGAGTCTGCTTTACTACTATGATGAAACATGTCAGCCTTATATATGGGTACAGGACAGTGTTAGTGATTTCTCAAGAATGGTGAAGCAGCAGTACATTAGTCTTGAAGATTTAAGAGATTGTACTGAGATTAAAATCTTCAGAGATCACCAGAGAGGTTGCATTTCAGTTCGAAAGAAGGCCAGGCCAGACTTTTGCTGA
- the LOC113355296 gene encoding uncharacterized protein LOC113355296, with protein sequence MAMSWSSIIRISLLLVLLVAITTACLTLPVEKILKDFLYWIEHNLGAWGPLVLAVAYIPLTVLAVPASVLTLGGGYLFGLPVGFVADSLGATLGATAAFLLGRTIGRSYVISKLKDYPKFQAVAIAIQRSGFKIVLLLRLVPLLPFNMLNYLLSVTPVSIWEYMLASWLGMMPITFALVYVGTTLKDLSDVTHGWGEITPTRWVVIIGGFVISVVLMVCVTKVAKASLEKALAENDTEIEGMLGSQSLPIVADPQSDLHHPLIIKIDNPEADKHEQ encoded by the exons ATGGCGATGTCTTGGTCTTCTATTATTAGGAtctctcttcttcttgttctattGGTCGCCATTACTACTGCTTGTCTTACTCTTCCCGTCGAAAAG ATTCTAAAGGATTTCCTGTATTGGATTGAGCACAATCTTGGGGCATGGGGTCCACTTGTTTT GGCTGTTGCTTATATTCCGCTGACTGTTCTGGCTGTCCCAGCTTCAGTCCTCACT CTTGGGGGTGGGTATCTCTTTGGGCTGCCAGTGGGATTTGTTGCTGATTCTCTTGGTGCCACTCTTGGTGCCACGGCTGCATTTCTTCTTGGAAGAACC ATCGGAAGGTCATACGTTATTTCTAAGTTGAAGGACTACCCAAAATTTCAGGCAGTTGCTATTGCTATTCAGAGATCTGGATTCAAG ATTGTTTTGCTTCTTCGGCTTGTTCCCCTGCTTCCGTTTAACATGCTGAACTACCTCCTGTCTGTCACTCCAGTTAGTATATGGGAGTATATGTTGGCTTCCTGGCTGGGAATGATG CCGATAACATTTGCGCTGGTCTATGTGGGGACAACACTAAAGGATCTTTCTGATGTGACACATGGATGGGGTGAAATAACACCAACTCGCTGG GTTGTCATTATAGGTGGTTTTGTGATATCTG TGGTTCTAATGGTGTGTGTCACCAAAGTGGCAAAAGCATCTTTGGAAAAAGCCTTAGCTGAGAATGATACCGAGATTGAAGGGATGCTAGGCTCACAAAGTCTACCAATTGTGGCAGACCCACAGTCAGATCTCCACCATCCTCTAATAATCAAAATAGATAATCCAGAAGCAGACAAGCATGAACAGTAA